The following nucleotide sequence is from Candidatus Jordarchaeales archaeon.
ACTCTTGGTCTGTGACCGTCGACAGTATAAAAGTCACATCGCTCGACGAGGCATCTACCATTTTCTCGACGCCGCCCACGAGGACGAAGTCGTATATTCCAGAAGCGACTGCTTCGAGCGCCATGAAGAGAGCTGCACCTCCGGAACTGCATCCTTCCTCCACCCTAAGCGACGGCTTCGACTCTAGCCCTACAGCGTCAGCAAGCATAGGCGCGATGTTCTCCTGTTTGTTAAACTGGCCGGCGGACATGTTGCCGATGTAAAGCGCTTCCACCTCAGGGTTCCCTGCATCCTCTAGAGCGCTTATAGCAGCTTTGGTGAACAGTGAGCGTAAGGACTCCTTCCAGTGGTGGTCAACTTTAACCATACCAACTCCTATTACGGAAACTTTGCGCATATGGACACCCCTCCTATTTGGCTTCCAAACCTATAATCATTCTGCGCCACTTGACGTAACAGGCATAGTCGATGTAGCGCTTCCTGTTAATATAGTCCCATACCTTGGGGGCTGCCTCCTTCTTCTCCTCAATGCCATCCTGGACAACTATGTACATAGCATCACTACCAGCACCAGAACCATACGAAACCAGTAGGATTTGTTGTCCAGGCTTTGCTTCATCCAACACTGCAGCTAATCCTAGGAGAGAGGAGGCAGAGTACGTGTTCCCGATGTAAGGAACTAGAAGGCCCTTCGTGACTTGCTCCTTGGTGAAGCCTAGCTGGCTTGCCGCCCTCAAGGGAAACTTACCGTTAGGCTGGTGGAATATAACATAATCAAAGTCACTTGGTTTAAGTCCAAGCTCGCTCATGAGATGCTCAGCAGCTGAAGTTATGTGGTGGAAGTAAGATAATCCGGTGAAGGGACCACCGTGCTTGGGGTAAGGCTGCTCAGCTCTTCTCCAAAAGTCCGGAGTATCTGTAACATACGACACTGTAGCCTCTATGGACGCAGCCGAGGAAGAGCTCAATGGCCCTATTACTAGAGCTGCCGCCCCGGCAGCAGCAGCGTACTCTAGGTCGTCTC
It contains:
- a CDS encoding hydroxymethylglutaryl-CoA synthase, producing MMIPKSRVGIEGWGCYIPQYRIKTEDIAVVWGAPADRFKEDLMVWEKAVAGPDEDTITLSIEAATNAVKRANINPSDIGAVLCGSESHPYAVKPTGCTVAEVIGATPFTLAADLEFACKAGTEAVQMCIALVASGMIKYGLAIGADVAQSAPGDDLEYAAAAGAAALVIGPLSSSSAASIEATVSYVTDTPDFWRRAEQPYPKHGGPFTGLSYFHHITSAAEHLMSELGLKPSDFDYVIFHQPNGKFPLRAASQLGFTKEQVTKGLLVPYIGNTYSASSLLGLAAVLDEAKPGQQILLVSYGSGAGSDAMYIVVQDGIEEKKEAAPKVWDYINRKRYIDYACYVKWRRMIIGLEAK